From a region of the Saccharomyces paradoxus chromosome IV, complete sequence genome:
- the RGT2 gene encoding glucose sensor (Plasma membrane high glucose sensor that regulates glucose transport~similar to YDL138W), which produces MNYSQDCLRQREENTHLEPGNDFSHHHSGDCAIDHIMPHHNAYTESANDTEAKSIVMCDDANAYRISYVNNEPAGDGAIETTSILLSQPLPLRSNVMSVLVGIFVAVGGFLFGYDTGLINSITDMPYVKTYIAPNHSYFTTSQIAMLVSFLSLGTFFGALIAPYISDSYGRKPTIMLSTAIIFSIGNSLQVASSGLVLLIVGRVISGIGIGIISAVVPLYQAEAAQKNLRGAIISSYQWAITIGLLVSSAVSQGTHSKSGPSSYRIPIGLQYVWSSILAVGMIFLPESPRYYVLKDELNKAAKSLSFLRGLPVEDPRLLEELVEIKATYDYEASFGPSTLLDCFKTSENRPKQILRIFTGIAIQAFQQASGINFIFYYGVNFFNNTGVDNSYLVSFISYAVNVAFCIPGMYLVDRIGRRPVLLTGGVVMAMANLVIAIVGVSEGKTVVASKIMIAFICLFIAAFSATWGGVVWVVSAELYPLGVRSKCAAICAAANWLVNFICALITPYIVDVGSHTSSMGPKIFFIWGGLNVVAVIVVYFAVYETRGLTLEEIDELFRKAPNSVISSKWNEKIRKRCLALPISQQIEMKTNIKNANKLENNNSPTLGDDNQDTPDVERFLADQIQPKDHVIMADRENGALENTANAPPLTSMEFKPVEHPPVNYVDLGNGLGLNTYNRGPPSIISDSTDEFYGENDSPNCNNSTERNGANSINTYMAQLINSPSTTSNDTAFSQSHNSNARISSNWTNDLASKHSQYTPPQS; this is translated from the coding sequence ATGAACTATAGCCAAGACTGCCTGCGACagagagaagaaaatactCATCTAGAGCCTGGAAATGACTTCAGTCACCACCACAGTGGGGATTGTGCCATAGATCATATCATGCCACACCACAACGCATATACAGAATCTGCGAATGACACAGAGGCAAAATCCATAGTGATGTGCGATGACGCTAATGCGTACCGAATCTCCTACGTGAATAATGAGCCAGCAGGAGATGGTGCAATAGAAACCACGTCCATTCTGCTGTCACAACCGCTGCCGCTGCGATCAAATGTGATGTCCGTCTTGGTAGGCATATTCGTTGCCGTGGGAGGGTTTTTGTTTGGGTACGATACCGGACTTATCAACAGTATCACGGATATGCCGTATGTTAAAACATACATTGCTCCGAACCATTCATATTTCACCACTAGCCAAATAGCCATGCTCGTATCATTTCTTTCCCTAGGAACATTTTTCGGTGCGTTGATTGCTCCCTATATCTCAGATTCATATGGTAGGAAACCAACAATCATGCTTAGTACCgctattattttttccatagGAAACTCCTTACAGGTGGCGTCTAGTGGCCTAGTGCTATTAATCGTTGGAAGAGTGATATCTGGTATTGGTATTGGGATAATCTCTGCTGTAGTTCCCCTTTACCAGGCTGAAGCTGCACAAAAGAACCTTAGAGGTGCCATTATTTCCAGTTATCAGTGGGCTATCACTATTGGGCTACTTGTGTCCAGTGCGGTATCGCAAGGCACTCACTCCAAGAGTGGCCCGTCTTCATATAGAATACCGATTGGTTTACAGTACGTTTGGTCAAGTATTTTAGCCGTGGGCATGATATTCCTTCCAGAGAGCCCACGATATTATGTCTTGAAGGATGAGCTCAATAAAGCCGCCAAATCGTTATCGTTTTTGAGAGGGCTCCCGGTCGAAGATCCAAGGCTCTTAGAAGAGCTTGTAGAAATCAAAGCCACCTACGATTATGAAGCATCGTTCGGGCCGTCAACGCTTTTGGATTGTTTCAAGACAAGTGAAAATAGGCCCAAACAGATTTTGCGAATATTCACTGGTATCGCCATTCAAGCTTTCCAACAGGCTTCTGGTATaaatttcatattctaTTACGGagttaatttttttaacaaCACAGGGGTGGATAACTCTTACTTGGTTTCTTTTATCAGCTATGCTGTCAACGTTGCCTTCTGCATACCCGGTATGTATTTAGTGGATCGAATTGGTAGAAGACCAGTCCTTCTTACTGGCGGTGTCGTAATGGCAATGGCAAATTTAGTCATTGCCATCGTTGGTGTTTCCGAAGGGAAGACCGTGGTGGCGAGCAAAATTATGATTGCGTTTATATGCCTTTTCATTGCTGCATTTTCGGCTACATGGGGTGGTGTCGTGTGGGTAGTATCTGCTGAATTGTACCCGCTTGGTGTCAGGTCAAAATGTGCCGCCATATGTGCTGCTGCAAATTGGTTGGTTAATTTCATTTGTGCCCTGATTACACCTTACATTGTTGACGTTGGATCACACACGTCTTCAATGGGGcccaagatttttttcatttgggGCGGTTTGAATGTCGTGGccgttattgttgtttatTTCGCTGTCTACGAAACAAGAGGGTTGACTCTGGAAGAGATCGACGAGCTATTTAGAAAGGCTCCAAATAGTGTCATTTCCAGTAAATGGAACGAAAAAATACGGAAAAGGTGCTTGGCACTTCCCATTTCACAACAAATAGAGATGAAAACTAATATCAAGAACGCTAATAAACtagaaaacaacaatagtCCAACTTTAGGGGATGATAACCAAGATACACCCGATGTAGAAAGATTCTTGGCAGATCAAATACAGCCCAAAGATCATGTGATTATGGCGGATAGAGAAAATGGTGCTTTAGAGAACACCGCCAATGCGCCCCCCTTAACATCCATGGAGTTTAAACCCGTGGAACATCCGCCTGTAAATTACGTGGACTTAGGGAATGGTTTAGGTCTAAATACATATAATAGAGGCCCTCCTTCTATCATTTCTGACTCTACTGACGAGTTTTATGGGGAAAATGATTCTCCTAATTGCAATAATAGCACTGAACGAAACGGAGCTAACAGCATCAATACATACATGGCTCAACTAATCAATAGTCCATCCACAACAAGCAACGATACAGCTTTCTCTCAGTCACACAATAGCAATGCAAGAATATCGTCTAATTGGACAAATGATCTTGCTAGCAAGCACAGCCAATACACTCCCCCTCAATCATAA
- the ARF2 gene encoding Arf family GTPase ARF2 (ADP-ribosylation factor~similar to YDL137W): MGLYASKLFSNLFGNKEMRILMVGLDGAGKTTVLYKLKLGEVITTIPTIGFNVETVQYKNISFTVWDVGGQDRIRSLWRHYYRNTEGVIFVIDSNDRSRIGEAREVMQRMLNEDELRNAVWLVFANKQDLPEAMSAAEITEKLGLHSIRNRPWFIQSTCATSGEGLYEGLEWLSNNLKNQS, translated from the coding sequence atgggTCTATATGCTTCTAAGTTATTCAGCAACCTTTTTGGTAACAAAGAAATGCGTATACTTATGGTGGGTCTAGACGGTGCTGGTAAGACCACCGTTTTATACAAGTTGAAGTTGGGTGAAGTTATCACCACCATTCCAACGATTGGTTTCAACGTTGAAACTGTCCAATATAAGAACATTTCATTCACTGTCTGGGACGTCGGTGGACAAGACAGGATTAGATCATTATGGAGACACTACTACAGAAACACCGAAGGTGTTATTTTTGTCATCGACTCCAATGATAGATCGCGTATTGGTGAAGCTAGAGAGGTCATGCAAAGAATGTTgaatgaagatgaattgAGAAATGCTGTCTGGTTAGTCTTCGCTAACAAACAAGATTTGCCAGAAGCCATGTCTGCCGCTGAAATCACCGAAAAATTAGGTTTACATTCCATCAGAAACCGTCCATGGTTTATCCAGTCCACTTGTGCTACCTCAGGTGAAGGTCTGTACGAAGGTCTCGAATGGTTAAGCAACaacttgaaaaatcaatCCTGA
- the RDI1 gene encoding Rdi1p (Rho GDP dissociation inhibitor~similar to YDL135C), with protein sequence MAEETTDFSQFEEERNNDQYKVSAKKTVDEYKNLDAEDESLAKWKESLGLSSDILPLEFPGDKRKVVVQKIQLLVNTEPNPITFDLTNEKTIKELASKRYKIKENSIYKLKIVFKVQHEIITGLRYVQYIKKAGIAVDKIDDHLGSYAPNTKTKPFYEVELPESEAPSGFLARGNYSAVSKFIDDDKTNHLTLNWGVEIVKK encoded by the coding sequence ATGGCCGAAGAAACTACTGATTTTAGTCAATTCGAAGAGGAGAGAAACAACGATCAATATAAAGTTTCAGCCAAAAAAACCGTTGATGAATACAAAAACCTGGATGCCGAAGATGAATCATTGGCGAAATGGAAAGAGTCTTTGGGTCTAAGTTCTGACATTTTACCGTTGGAATTTCCCGGTGACAAAAGGAAAGTggttgttcaaaaaattcaactATTAGTCAACACAGAACCAAATCCCATCACATTTGATCTTACCAACGAAAAGACAATCAAAGAACTGGCATCCAAAAGATataaaattaaagaaaattctatTTACAAGTTGAAGATTGTGTTCAAAGTTCAACATGAAATTATCACGGGGTTACGATATGTCCAATATATCAAGAAAGCGGGCATTGCTGTTGACAAAATAGACGATCACTTGGGATCTTATGCTCCTAATACCAAGACCAAACCATTTTATGAGGTGGAGCTACCGGAAAGTGAGGCTCCTAGTGGGTTCTTAGCAAGAGGCAACTACAGTGCCGTATCGAAATTCATTGATGACGATAAAACTAACCATTTGACTTTAAATTGGGGGGTGGAAATTGTCAAAAAATGA
- the PPH21 gene encoding phosphoprotein phosphatase 2A catalytic subunit PPH21 (Catalytic subunit of protein phosphatase 2A (PP2A)~similar to YDL134C) has protein sequence MDTDLDVPMQDAVTEQLTPTVSEDMDINNSSTDNNGEEFSIEDLKPGSSGIADHKSSKPLELTNTNINQLDQWIEHLGKCEPLSEDDVARLCKMAVDVLQFEENVKPINVPVTICGDVHGQFHDLLELFKIGGPCPDTNYLFMGDYVDRGYYSVETVSYLVAMKVRYPHRITILRGNHESRQITQVYGFYDECLRKYGSANVWKMFTDLFDYFPITALVDNKIFCLHGGLSPMIETIDQVRELNRIQEVPHEGPMCDLLWSDPDDRGGWGISPRGAGFTFGQDVSEQFNHTNDLSLIARAHQLVMEGYAWSHQQNVVTIFSAPNYCYRCGNQAAIMEVDENHNRQFLQYDPSVRPGEPSVSRKTPDYFL, from the coding sequence atggataCAGACTTAGATGTGCCTATGCAAGATGCTGTCACCGAACAGCTGACTCCCACAGTATCTGAAGATATGGATATCAACAACAGTTCAACAGATAATAATGGAGAAGAATTCTCAATTGAGGACTTAAAACCAGGTTCCTCGGGTATAGCAGACCATAAATCCTCCAAACCGCTAGAACTAACCAATACAAATATAAATCAGCTTGATCAATGGATTGAGCATTTGGGAAAATGCGAGCCATTGTCAGAAGACGACGTAGCTCGGCTATGTAAGATGGCAGTGGACGTGTTGCAGTTTGAGGAAAACGTCAAACCAATCAATGTGCCTGTAACCATTTGTGGTGACGTACATGGTCAATTTCACGACTTGTtagaacttttcaaaattggcGGTCCTTGCCCCGACACCAACTACCTTTTCATGGGTGATTACGTGGATAGAGGATATTATTCTGTTGAGACCGTGTCCTACCTGGTCGCCATGAAAGTCAGATACCCACATAGAATCACGATACTGAGGGGCAATCACGAATCTAGGCAAATTACCCAGGTATACGGGTTTTATGACGAATGTTTGAGAAAGTACGGCAGCGCAAACGTGTGGAAAATGTTCACGGATCTTTTTGATTATTTTCCTATCACAGCATTAGtagataataaaatattctGTCTGCATGGGGGTCTTTCACCCATGATAGAGACCATAGACCAGGTCAGAGAGTTGAACAGAATACAGGAAGTGCCTCACGAAGGACCCATGTGCGATCTTCTATGGTCTGATCCTGATGATAGAGGTGGATGGGGAATCAGTCCCAGAGGTGCAGGCTTCACTTTTGGACAGGACGTCAGTGAGCAATTCAATCACACCAACGATCTATCACTAATAGCAAGAGCTCACCAATTGGTAATGGAAGGCTACGCTTGGTCTCACCAGCAAAATGTTGTCACCATTTTCAGTGCTCCAAATTACTGCTATAGATGTGGTAATCAAGCAGCCATCATGGAAGTGGACGAAAATCATAATAGACAATTCTTGCAGTACGACCCATCCGTAAGACCCGGTGAACCTAGCGTCAGCAGAAAGACGCCAGATTACTTTTTATGA